A window of the Macaca nemestrina isolate mMacNem1 chromosome X, mMacNem.hap1, whole genome shotgun sequence genome harbors these coding sequences:
- the LOC105493930 gene encoding forkhead box protein P3 isoform X4, protein MTRKGQRKKPKISKFPFKSHNQEKEKHRERERENYENPPHPVIISVHTHRKKIWIIRRERSAASTPYSVVFLLGIKAKLFLIRDSFPQARLILFCQSTSPSLPLDKDPMPNPRPGKPSAPSLALGPSPGASPSWRAAPKASDLLGARGPGGIFQGRDLRGGAHASSSSLNPMPPSQLQLSTVDAHARTPVLQVHPLESPAMISLPPPTTATGVFSLKARPGLPPGINVASLEWVSREPALLCTFPNPGAPRKDSTLSAMPQSSYPLLANGVCKWPGCEKVFEEPEDFLKHCQADHLLDEKGRAQCLLQREMVQSLEQQLVLEKEKLSAMQAHLAGKMALTKASSVASSDKGSCCIVAAGSQGSAVPAWSGPREAPDSLFAVRRHLWGSHGNSTFPEFLHNMDYFKFHNMRPPFTYATLIRWAILEAPEKQRTLNEIYHWFTRMFAFFRNHPATWKNAIRHNLSLHKCFVRVESEKGAVWTVDELEFRKKRSQRPSRCSNPTPGP, encoded by the exons ATGACTCGTAAAGggcaaagaaaaaaacccaaaatttcaaaatttccGTTTAAGTCTCATAATcaagaaaaggagaaacacagagagagagagagagaaaactatgAGAACCCCCCCCACCCCGTGATTATCAGCGTACACACTCATCGAAAAAAAATTTGGATTATTAGAAGAGAGAGGTCTGCGGCTTCCACACCGTACAGCGTGGTTTTTCTTCTCGGTATAAAAGCAAAGTTGTTTTTGATACGTGACAGTTTCCCACAAGCCAGGCTGATCCTTTTCTGTCAGTCCACTTCACCAAG CCTGCCCTTGGACAAGGACCCGATGCCCAACCCCAGGCCAGGCAAGCCCTCGGCCCCTTCCTTGGCCCTTGGCCCATCCCCAGGAGCCTCGCCCAGCTGGAGGGCTGCGCCCAAAGCCTCAGACCTGCTGGGGGCCCGGGGCCCTGGGGGAATCTTCCAGGGCCGAGATCTTCGAGGCGGGGCTcatgcctcctcttcctccttgaaCCCTATGCCACCATCGCAGCTGCAG CTCTCAACGGTGGATGCCCACGCCCGGACCCCTGTGCTGCAGGTGCACCCCCTGGAGAGCCCAGCCATGATCAGCCTCCCGCCACCCACCACTGCCACTGGGGTCTTCTCCCTCAAGGCCCGGCCTGGCCTCCCACCTG GGATCAACGTGGCCAGCCTGGAATGGGTGTCCAGGGAGCCAGCACTGCTCTGCACCTTCCCAAATCCTGGTGCACCCAGGAAGGACAG CACCCTTTCGGCCATGCCCCAGAGCTCCTACCCACTGCTGGCAAATGGTGTCTGCAAGTGGCCCGGATGTGAGAAAGTCTTCGAAGAGCCAGAGGACTTCCTCAA GCACTGCCAAGCAGACCATCTTCTGGATGAGAAGGGCAGGGCACAATGTCTCCTCCAGAGAGAGATGGTACAGTCTCTGGAGCAGCAG CTGGTGCTGGAGAAGGAGAAGCTGAGTGCTATGCAGGCCCACCTGGCTGGGAAAATGGCACTGACCAAGGCTTCATCTGTG GCATCATCTGACAAGGGCTCCTGCTGCATTGTAGCTGCTGGCAGCCAAGGCAGTGCCGTCCCAGCCTGGTCTGGCCCCCGGGAGGCCCCTGACAGCCTGTTTGCTGTGCGGAGGCACCTGTGGGGTAGCCATGGAAACAGCACATTCCCAG AGTTCCTTCACAACATGGACTACTTCAAGTTCCACAATATGCGACCCCCTTTCACCTATGCCACGCTCATCCGCTGG GCCATCCTGGAGGCTCCAGAGAAGCAGCGGACACTCAATGAGATCTACCACTGGTTCACACGCATGTTTGCCTTCTTCAGAAACCATCCTGCCACCTGGAAG AACGCCATCCGCCACAACCTGAGCCTGCACAAGTGCTTTGTGCGGGTGGAGAGCGAGAAGGGGGCTGTGTGGACCGTGGATGAGTTGGAGTTCCGCAAGAAACGGAGCCAGAGGCCAAGCAGGTGTTCCAACCCTACACCTGGCCCCTGA
- the LOC105493930 gene encoding forkhead box protein P3 isoform X5, translating into MTRKGQRKKPKISKFPFKSHNQEKEKHRERERENYENPPHPVIISVHTHRKKIWIIRRERSAASTPYSVVFLLGIKAKLFLIRDSFPQARLILFCQSTSPSLPLDKDPMPNPRPGKPSAPSLALGPSPGASPSWRAAPKASDLLGARGPGGIFQGRDLRGGAHASSSSLNPMPPSQLQLPTLPLVMVAPSGARLGPLPHLQALLQDRPHFMHQLSTVDAHARTPVLQVHPLESPAMISLPPPTTATGVFSLKARPGLPPGINVASLEWVSREPALLCTFPNPGAPRKDRHCQADHLLDEKGRAQCLLQREMVQSLEQQLVLEKEKLSAMQAHLAGKMALTKASSVASSDKGSCCIVAAGSQGSAVPAWSGPREAPDSLFAVRRHLWGSHGNSTFPEFLHNMDYFKFHNMRPPFTYATLIRWAILEAPEKQRTLNEIYHWFTRMFAFFRNHPATWKNAIRHNLSLHKCFVRVESEKGAVWTVDELEFRKKRSQRPSRCSNPTPGP; encoded by the exons ATGACTCGTAAAGggcaaagaaaaaaacccaaaatttcaaaatttccGTTTAAGTCTCATAATcaagaaaaggagaaacacagagagagagagagagaaaactatgAGAACCCCCCCCACCCCGTGATTATCAGCGTACACACTCATCGAAAAAAAATTTGGATTATTAGAAGAGAGAGGTCTGCGGCTTCCACACCGTACAGCGTGGTTTTTCTTCTCGGTATAAAAGCAAAGTTGTTTTTGATACGTGACAGTTTCCCACAAGCCAGGCTGATCCTTTTCTGTCAGTCCACTTCACCAAG CCTGCCCTTGGACAAGGACCCGATGCCCAACCCCAGGCCAGGCAAGCCCTCGGCCCCTTCCTTGGCCCTTGGCCCATCCCCAGGAGCCTCGCCCAGCTGGAGGGCTGCGCCCAAAGCCTCAGACCTGCTGGGGGCCCGGGGCCCTGGGGGAATCTTCCAGGGCCGAGATCTTCGAGGCGGGGCTcatgcctcctcttcctccttgaaCCCTATGCCACCATCGCAGCTGCAG CTGCCCACACTGCCCCTAGTCATGGTGGCACCCTCCGGGGCACGGCTGGGCCCCTTGCCCCACTTACAGGCACTCCTCCAGGACAGGCCACATTTCATGCACCAG CTCTCAACGGTGGATGCCCACGCCCGGACCCCTGTGCTGCAGGTGCACCCCCTGGAGAGCCCAGCCATGATCAGCCTCCCGCCACCCACCACTGCCACTGGGGTCTTCTCCCTCAAGGCCCGGCCTGGCCTCCCACCTG GGATCAACGTGGCCAGCCTGGAATGGGTGTCCAGGGAGCCAGCACTGCTCTGCACCTTCCCAAATCCTGGTGCACCCAGGAAGGACAG GCACTGCCAAGCAGACCATCTTCTGGATGAGAAGGGCAGGGCACAATGTCTCCTCCAGAGAGAGATGGTACAGTCTCTGGAGCAGCAG CTGGTGCTGGAGAAGGAGAAGCTGAGTGCTATGCAGGCCCACCTGGCTGGGAAAATGGCACTGACCAAGGCTTCATCTGTG GCATCATCTGACAAGGGCTCCTGCTGCATTGTAGCTGCTGGCAGCCAAGGCAGTGCCGTCCCAGCCTGGTCTGGCCCCCGGGAGGCCCCTGACAGCCTGTTTGCTGTGCGGAGGCACCTGTGGGGTAGCCATGGAAACAGCACATTCCCAG AGTTCCTTCACAACATGGACTACTTCAAGTTCCACAATATGCGACCCCCTTTCACCTATGCCACGCTCATCCGCTGG GCCATCCTGGAGGCTCCAGAGAAGCAGCGGACACTCAATGAGATCTACCACTGGTTCACACGCATGTTTGCCTTCTTCAGAAACCATCCTGCCACCTGGAAG AACGCCATCCGCCACAACCTGAGCCTGCACAAGTGCTTTGTGCGGGTGGAGAGCGAGAAGGGGGCTGTGTGGACCGTGGATGAGTTGGAGTTCCGCAAGAAACGGAGCCAGAGGCCAAGCAGGTGTTCCAACCCTACACCTGGCCCCTGA
- the LOC105493930 gene encoding forkhead box protein P3 isoform X2, whose translation MTRKGQRKKPKISKFPFKSHNQEKEKHRERERENYENPPHPVIISVHTHRKKIWIIRRERSAASTPYSVVFLLGIKAKLFLIRDSFPQARLILFCQSTSPSLPLDKDPMPNPRPGKPSAPSLALGPSPGASPSWRAAPKASDLLGARGPGGIFQGRDLRGGAHASSSSLNPMPPSQLQLPTLPLVMVAPSGARLGPLPHLQALLQDRPHFMHQLSTVDAHARTPVLQVHPLESPAMISLPPPTTATGVFSLKARPGLPPGINVASLEWVSREPALLCTFPNPGAPRKDRSVDRAGKDPHPPIPSPDTLYPPSTLSAMPQSSYPLLANGVCKWPGCEKVFEEPEDFLKHCQADHLLDEKGRAQCLLQREMVQSLEQQLVLEKEKLSAMQAHLAGKMALTKASSVASSDKGSCCIVAAGSQGSAVPAWSGPREAPDSLFAVRRHLWGSHGNSTFPEFLHNMDYFKFHNMRPPFTYATLIRWAILEAPEKQRTLNEIYHWFTRMFAFFRNHPATWKNAIRHNLSLHKCFVRVESEKGAVWTVDELEFRKKRSQRPSRCSNPTPGP comes from the exons ATGACTCGTAAAGggcaaagaaaaaaacccaaaatttcaaaatttccGTTTAAGTCTCATAATcaagaaaaggagaaacacagagagagagagagagaaaactatgAGAACCCCCCCCACCCCGTGATTATCAGCGTACACACTCATCGAAAAAAAATTTGGATTATTAGAAGAGAGAGGTCTGCGGCTTCCACACCGTACAGCGTGGTTTTTCTTCTCGGTATAAAAGCAAAGTTGTTTTTGATACGTGACAGTTTCCCACAAGCCAGGCTGATCCTTTTCTGTCAGTCCACTTCACCAAG CCTGCCCTTGGACAAGGACCCGATGCCCAACCCCAGGCCAGGCAAGCCCTCGGCCCCTTCCTTGGCCCTTGGCCCATCCCCAGGAGCCTCGCCCAGCTGGAGGGCTGCGCCCAAAGCCTCAGACCTGCTGGGGGCCCGGGGCCCTGGGGGAATCTTCCAGGGCCGAGATCTTCGAGGCGGGGCTcatgcctcctcttcctccttgaaCCCTATGCCACCATCGCAGCTGCAG CTGCCCACACTGCCCCTAGTCATGGTGGCACCCTCCGGGGCACGGCTGGGCCCCTTGCCCCACTTACAGGCACTCCTCCAGGACAGGCCACATTTCATGCACCAG CTCTCAACGGTGGATGCCCACGCCCGGACCCCTGTGCTGCAGGTGCACCCCCTGGAGAGCCCAGCCATGATCAGCCTCCCGCCACCCACCACTGCCACTGGGGTCTTCTCCCTCAAGGCCCGGCCTGGCCTCCCACCTG GGATCAACGTGGCCAGCCTGGAATGGGTGTCCAGGGAGCCAGCACTGCTCTGCACCTTCCCAAATCCTGGTGCACCCAGGAAGGACAGGTCAGTGGACAGGGCTGGGAAGGATCCTCACCCTCCTATCCCCTCCCCTGACACCCTCTATCCCCCCAGCACCCTTTCGGCCATGCCCCAGAGCTCCTACCCACTGCTGGCAAATGGTGTCTGCAAGTGGCCCGGATGTGAGAAAGTCTTCGAAGAGCCAGAGGACTTCCTCAA GCACTGCCAAGCAGACCATCTTCTGGATGAGAAGGGCAGGGCACAATGTCTCCTCCAGAGAGAGATGGTACAGTCTCTGGAGCAGCAG CTGGTGCTGGAGAAGGAGAAGCTGAGTGCTATGCAGGCCCACCTGGCTGGGAAAATGGCACTGACCAAGGCTTCATCTGTG GCATCATCTGACAAGGGCTCCTGCTGCATTGTAGCTGCTGGCAGCCAAGGCAGTGCCGTCCCAGCCTGGTCTGGCCCCCGGGAGGCCCCTGACAGCCTGTTTGCTGTGCGGAGGCACCTGTGGGGTAGCCATGGAAACAGCACATTCCCAG AGTTCCTTCACAACATGGACTACTTCAAGTTCCACAATATGCGACCCCCTTTCACCTATGCCACGCTCATCCGCTGG GCCATCCTGGAGGCTCCAGAGAAGCAGCGGACACTCAATGAGATCTACCACTGGTTCACACGCATGTTTGCCTTCTTCAGAAACCATCCTGCCACCTGGAAG AACGCCATCCGCCACAACCTGAGCCTGCACAAGTGCTTTGTGCGGGTGGAGAGCGAGAAGGGGGCTGTGTGGACCGTGGATGAGTTGGAGTTCCGCAAGAAACGGAGCCAGAGGCCAAGCAGGTGTTCCAACCCTACACCTGGCCCCTGA
- the LOC105493930 gene encoding forkhead box protein P3 isoform X6 has product MPNPRPGKPSAPSLALGPSPGASPSWRAAPKASDLLGARGPGGIFQGRDLRGGAHASSSSLNPMPPSQLQLSTVDAHARTPVLQVHPLESPAMISLPPPTTATGVFSLKARPGLPPGINVASLEWVSREPALLCTFPNPGAPRKDSTLSAMPQSSYPLLANGVCKWPGCEKVFEEPEDFLKHCQADHLLDEKGRAQCLLQREMVQSLEQQLVLEKEKLSAMQAHLAGKMALTKASSVASSDKGSCCIVAAGSQGSAVPAWSGPREAPDSLFAVRRHLWGSHGNSTFPEFLHNMDYFKFHNMRPPFTYATLIRWAILEAPEKQRTLNEIYHWFTRMFAFFRNHPATWKVSSSEVAVAGMASSATAARSGQAWGWAHRHIGEERDVGCWWWLLASEVDAHLLPVPGLPQNAIRHNLSLHKCFVRVESEKGAVWTVDELEFRKKRSQRPSRCSNPTPGP; this is encoded by the exons ATGCCCAACCCCAGGCCAGGCAAGCCCTCGGCCCCTTCCTTGGCCCTTGGCCCATCCCCAGGAGCCTCGCCCAGCTGGAGGGCTGCGCCCAAAGCCTCAGACCTGCTGGGGGCCCGGGGCCCTGGGGGAATCTTCCAGGGCCGAGATCTTCGAGGCGGGGCTcatgcctcctcttcctccttgaaCCCTATGCCACCATCGCAGCTGCAG CTCTCAACGGTGGATGCCCACGCCCGGACCCCTGTGCTGCAGGTGCACCCCCTGGAGAGCCCAGCCATGATCAGCCTCCCGCCACCCACCACTGCCACTGGGGTCTTCTCCCTCAAGGCCCGGCCTGGCCTCCCACCTG GGATCAACGTGGCCAGCCTGGAATGGGTGTCCAGGGAGCCAGCACTGCTCTGCACCTTCCCAAATCCTGGTGCACCCAGGAAGGACAG CACCCTTTCGGCCATGCCCCAGAGCTCCTACCCACTGCTGGCAAATGGTGTCTGCAAGTGGCCCGGATGTGAGAAAGTCTTCGAAGAGCCAGAGGACTTCCTCAA GCACTGCCAAGCAGACCATCTTCTGGATGAGAAGGGCAGGGCACAATGTCTCCTCCAGAGAGAGATGGTACAGTCTCTGGAGCAGCAG CTGGTGCTGGAGAAGGAGAAGCTGAGTGCTATGCAGGCCCACCTGGCTGGGAAAATGGCACTGACCAAGGCTTCATCTGTG GCATCATCTGACAAGGGCTCCTGCTGCATTGTAGCTGCTGGCAGCCAAGGCAGTGCCGTCCCAGCCTGGTCTGGCCCCCGGGAGGCCCCTGACAGCCTGTTTGCTGTGCGGAGGCACCTGTGGGGTAGCCATGGAAACAGCACATTCCCAG AGTTCCTTCACAACATGGACTACTTCAAGTTCCACAATATGCGACCCCCTTTCACCTATGCCACGCTCATCCGCTGG GCCATCCTGGAGGCTCCAGAGAAGCAGCGGACACTCAATGAGATCTACCACTGGTTCACACGCATGTTTGCCTTCTTCAGAAACCATCCTGCCACCTGGAAGGTGAGCTCCTCTGAGGTGGCGGTGGCTGGGATGGCCTCAAGTGCCACCGCAGCTCGAAGTGggcaggcctggggctgggctCATAGGCACATTGGGGAGGAACGGGATGTGGGTTGCTGGTGGTGGCTGCTGGCCTCAGAGGTTGACGCCCACCTGCTCCCCGTCCCCGGCCTTCCACAGAACGCCATCCGCCACAACCTGAGCCTGCACAAGTGCTTTGTGCGGGTGGAGAGCGAGAAGGGGGCTGTGTGGACCGTGGATGAGTTGGAGTTCCGCAAGAAACGGAGCCAGAGGCCAAGCAGGTGTTCCAACCCTACACCTGGCCCCTGA
- the LOC105493930 gene encoding forkhead box protein P3 isoform X1 yields the protein MTRKGQRKKPKISKFPFKSHNQEKEKHRERERENYENPPHPVIISVHTHRKKIWIIRRERSAASTPYSVVFLLGIKAKLFLIRDSFPQARLILFCQSTSPSLPLDKDPMPNPRPGKPSAPSLALGPSPGASPSWRAAPKASDLLGARGPGGIFQGRDLRGGAHASSSSLNPMPPSQLQLSTVDAHARTPVLQVHPLESPAMISLPPPTTATGVFSLKARPGLPPGINVASLEWVSREPALLCTFPNPGAPRKDSTLSAMPQSSYPLLANGVCKWPGCEKVFEEPEDFLKHCQADHLLDEKGRAQCLLQREMVQSLEQQLVLEKEKLSAMQAHLAGKMALTKASSVASSDKGSCCIVAAGSQGSAVPAWSGPREAPDSLFAVRRHLWGSHGNSTFPEFLHNMDYFKFHNMRPPFTYATLIRWAILEAPEKQRTLNEIYHWFTRMFAFFRNHPATWKVSSSEVAVAGMASSATAARSGQAWGWAHRHIGEERDVGCWWWLLASEVDAHLLPVPGLPQNAIRHNLSLHKCFVRVESEKGAVWTVDELEFRKKRSQRPSRCSNPTPGP from the exons ATGACTCGTAAAGggcaaagaaaaaaacccaaaatttcaaaatttccGTTTAAGTCTCATAATcaagaaaaggagaaacacagagagagagagagagaaaactatgAGAACCCCCCCCACCCCGTGATTATCAGCGTACACACTCATCGAAAAAAAATTTGGATTATTAGAAGAGAGAGGTCTGCGGCTTCCACACCGTACAGCGTGGTTTTTCTTCTCGGTATAAAAGCAAAGTTGTTTTTGATACGTGACAGTTTCCCACAAGCCAGGCTGATCCTTTTCTGTCAGTCCACTTCACCAAG CCTGCCCTTGGACAAGGACCCGATGCCCAACCCCAGGCCAGGCAAGCCCTCGGCCCCTTCCTTGGCCCTTGGCCCATCCCCAGGAGCCTCGCCCAGCTGGAGGGCTGCGCCCAAAGCCTCAGACCTGCTGGGGGCCCGGGGCCCTGGGGGAATCTTCCAGGGCCGAGATCTTCGAGGCGGGGCTcatgcctcctcttcctccttgaaCCCTATGCCACCATCGCAGCTGCAG CTCTCAACGGTGGATGCCCACGCCCGGACCCCTGTGCTGCAGGTGCACCCCCTGGAGAGCCCAGCCATGATCAGCCTCCCGCCACCCACCACTGCCACTGGGGTCTTCTCCCTCAAGGCCCGGCCTGGCCTCCCACCTG GGATCAACGTGGCCAGCCTGGAATGGGTGTCCAGGGAGCCAGCACTGCTCTGCACCTTCCCAAATCCTGGTGCACCCAGGAAGGACAG CACCCTTTCGGCCATGCCCCAGAGCTCCTACCCACTGCTGGCAAATGGTGTCTGCAAGTGGCCCGGATGTGAGAAAGTCTTCGAAGAGCCAGAGGACTTCCTCAA GCACTGCCAAGCAGACCATCTTCTGGATGAGAAGGGCAGGGCACAATGTCTCCTCCAGAGAGAGATGGTACAGTCTCTGGAGCAGCAG CTGGTGCTGGAGAAGGAGAAGCTGAGTGCTATGCAGGCCCACCTGGCTGGGAAAATGGCACTGACCAAGGCTTCATCTGTG GCATCATCTGACAAGGGCTCCTGCTGCATTGTAGCTGCTGGCAGCCAAGGCAGTGCCGTCCCAGCCTGGTCTGGCCCCCGGGAGGCCCCTGACAGCCTGTTTGCTGTGCGGAGGCACCTGTGGGGTAGCCATGGAAACAGCACATTCCCAG AGTTCCTTCACAACATGGACTACTTCAAGTTCCACAATATGCGACCCCCTTTCACCTATGCCACGCTCATCCGCTGG GCCATCCTGGAGGCTCCAGAGAAGCAGCGGACACTCAATGAGATCTACCACTGGTTCACACGCATGTTTGCCTTCTTCAGAAACCATCCTGCCACCTGGAAGGTGAGCTCCTCTGAGGTGGCGGTGGCTGGGATGGCCTCAAGTGCCACCGCAGCTCGAAGTGggcaggcctggggctgggctCATAGGCACATTGGGGAGGAACGGGATGTGGGTTGCTGGTGGTGGCTGCTGGCCTCAGAGGTTGACGCCCACCTGCTCCCCGTCCCCGGCCTTCCACAGAACGCCATCCGCCACAACCTGAGCCTGCACAAGTGCTTTGTGCGGGTGGAGAGCGAGAAGGGGGCTGTGTGGACCGTGGATGAGTTGGAGTTCCGCAAGAAACGGAGCCAGAGGCCAAGCAGGTGTTCCAACCCTACACCTGGCCCCTGA
- the LOC105493930 gene encoding forkhead box protein P3 isoform X3 — MTRKGQRKKPKISKFPFKSHNQEKEKHRERERENYENPPHPVIISVHTHRKKIWIIRRERSAASTPYSVVFLLGIKAKLFLIRDSFPQARLILFCQSTSPSLPLDKDPMPNPRPGKPSAPSLALGPSPGASPSWRAAPKASDLLGARGPGGIFQGRDLRGGAHASSSSLNPMPPSQLQLPTLPLVMVAPSGARLGPLPHLQALLQDRPHFMHQLSTVDAHARTPVLQVHPLESPAMISLPPPTTATGVFSLKARPGLPPGINVASLEWVSREPALLCTFPNPGAPRKDSTLSAMPQSSYPLLANGVCKWPGCEKVFEEPEDFLKHCQADHLLDEKGRAQCLLQREMVQSLEQQLVLEKEKLSAMQAHLAGKMALTKASSVASSDKGSCCIVAAGSQGSAVPAWSGPREAPDSLFAVRRHLWGSHGNSTFPEFLHNMDYFKFHNMRPPFTYATLIRWAILEAPEKQRTLNEIYHWFTRMFAFFRNHPATWKNAIRHNLSLHKCFVRVESEKGAVWTVDELEFRKKRSQRPSRCSNPTPGP, encoded by the exons ATGACTCGTAAAGggcaaagaaaaaaacccaaaatttcaaaatttccGTTTAAGTCTCATAATcaagaaaaggagaaacacagagagagagagagagaaaactatgAGAACCCCCCCCACCCCGTGATTATCAGCGTACACACTCATCGAAAAAAAATTTGGATTATTAGAAGAGAGAGGTCTGCGGCTTCCACACCGTACAGCGTGGTTTTTCTTCTCGGTATAAAAGCAAAGTTGTTTTTGATACGTGACAGTTTCCCACAAGCCAGGCTGATCCTTTTCTGTCAGTCCACTTCACCAAG CCTGCCCTTGGACAAGGACCCGATGCCCAACCCCAGGCCAGGCAAGCCCTCGGCCCCTTCCTTGGCCCTTGGCCCATCCCCAGGAGCCTCGCCCAGCTGGAGGGCTGCGCCCAAAGCCTCAGACCTGCTGGGGGCCCGGGGCCCTGGGGGAATCTTCCAGGGCCGAGATCTTCGAGGCGGGGCTcatgcctcctcttcctccttgaaCCCTATGCCACCATCGCAGCTGCAG CTGCCCACACTGCCCCTAGTCATGGTGGCACCCTCCGGGGCACGGCTGGGCCCCTTGCCCCACTTACAGGCACTCCTCCAGGACAGGCCACATTTCATGCACCAG CTCTCAACGGTGGATGCCCACGCCCGGACCCCTGTGCTGCAGGTGCACCCCCTGGAGAGCCCAGCCATGATCAGCCTCCCGCCACCCACCACTGCCACTGGGGTCTTCTCCCTCAAGGCCCGGCCTGGCCTCCCACCTG GGATCAACGTGGCCAGCCTGGAATGGGTGTCCAGGGAGCCAGCACTGCTCTGCACCTTCCCAAATCCTGGTGCACCCAGGAAGGACAG CACCCTTTCGGCCATGCCCCAGAGCTCCTACCCACTGCTGGCAAATGGTGTCTGCAAGTGGCCCGGATGTGAGAAAGTCTTCGAAGAGCCAGAGGACTTCCTCAA GCACTGCCAAGCAGACCATCTTCTGGATGAGAAGGGCAGGGCACAATGTCTCCTCCAGAGAGAGATGGTACAGTCTCTGGAGCAGCAG CTGGTGCTGGAGAAGGAGAAGCTGAGTGCTATGCAGGCCCACCTGGCTGGGAAAATGGCACTGACCAAGGCTTCATCTGTG GCATCATCTGACAAGGGCTCCTGCTGCATTGTAGCTGCTGGCAGCCAAGGCAGTGCCGTCCCAGCCTGGTCTGGCCCCCGGGAGGCCCCTGACAGCCTGTTTGCTGTGCGGAGGCACCTGTGGGGTAGCCATGGAAACAGCACATTCCCAG AGTTCCTTCACAACATGGACTACTTCAAGTTCCACAATATGCGACCCCCTTTCACCTATGCCACGCTCATCCGCTGG GCCATCCTGGAGGCTCCAGAGAAGCAGCGGACACTCAATGAGATCTACCACTGGTTCACACGCATGTTTGCCTTCTTCAGAAACCATCCTGCCACCTGGAAG AACGCCATCCGCCACAACCTGAGCCTGCACAAGTGCTTTGTGCGGGTGGAGAGCGAGAAGGGGGCTGTGTGGACCGTGGATGAGTTGGAGTTCCGCAAGAAACGGAGCCAGAGGCCAAGCAGGTGTTCCAACCCTACACCTGGCCCCTGA